The Glycine max cultivar Williams 82 chromosome 12, Glycine_max_v4.0, whole genome shotgun sequence genome window below encodes:
- the LOC102670208 gene encoding G-type lectin S-receptor-like serine/threonine-protein kinase At4g27290, with amino-acid sequence MNPKISDFGLAPRLWGDQVDANTNKIAGTYGYVPPDYAVHGHFSMKSDVFSFGVMVLEIIPVDRPDMSAVVLRLNGEKSLPQPKALGFYNGRDKADLYGPFSNNYVSLTVFEPR; translated from the exons ATGAATCCCAAAATTTCGGACTTTGGCCTTGCTCCCAGATTATGGGGAGACCAAGTAGATGCTAACACTAACAAGATTGCCGGGACATA TGGATACGTGCCTCCTGATTATGCTGTACACGGACATTTCTCAATGAAATCCGATGTCTTTAGTTTTGGTGTCATGGTGTTAGAAATA ATACCAGTTGATAGGCCTGATATGTCAGCTGTGGTTCTAAGGCTGAATGGTGAAAAATCGTTGCCACAACCAAAGGCACTTGGTTTTTACAATGGAAGGGACAAAGCAGATTTGTATGGACCATTTTCTAACAATTATGTTTCCCTTACAGTTTTTGAGCCAAGATAA
- the LOC100776185 gene encoding calcium-binding protein KRP1, whose amino-acid sequence MEQDYLLDFEDYFPSMIARMGAEGFIGELCNGFRLLMDVNKGLITFESLKLNCYLLGLDVMDDELACMLMEGDLDGDGALSQMEFCILMFRLSSCLCTPHGGGGGDGGSGGSGGDPMLMNVM is encoded by the coding sequence ATGGAGCAGGACTACCTCTTGGACTTTGAGGACTACTTCCCTTCGATGATTGCACGCATGGGAGCGGAAGGGTTCATTGGAGAGCTCTGCAACGGGTTCCGCTTGCTCATGGACGTGAATAAGGGCCTCATCACCTTCGAGAGCCTCAAGCTCAACTGCTACCTGCTCGGCCTCGACGTCATGGACGACGAGCTCGCCTGCATGCTCATGGAGGGCGATTTGGACGGCGATGGCGCTCTAAGCCAAATGGAGTTTTGCATTCTCATGTTTAGGCTCAGCTCTTGCTTGTGCACTCCTcacggtggtggtggtggtgatggtggtaGTGGTGGTAGTGGTGGGGATCCCATGTTGATGAATGTAATGTAA